The genomic DNA GCATCGGAATCCCCAAACTCCGCCACTGTGTCCACCTGCTGGCCATCAATGGACAAAACAGCCAGGTCCGTCAACGGATCGGCTCCCACCAGTTCAGCTGGCACACGTTCCCCATTGGCCAGGGAAACCTCTACCTCCTTGGCGCCTTGAATCACATGGAAATTGGTGACAATATAAGCTTTGCCATCTTTTTTCTCAAAAATAATACCGGATCCTGTGCCACGCTCCACATTTCTGATATCTTGCTGGAAGAAATCAGCTGTTTGCTGAATGTTGACCACACCCACGATCGCATCGGACACTTTTTCCACCACTTCAGTAATGTCTGAGGTGACCTCGACAGACGTCCGCTGATACTGGGTTGGCCCAGTTGAGGCCGGTGTATCAGGGGAGTTCACCGCTTCATTCACCAGGCTGCCGGATATAAGACCTGCATTCGCTAGCAATGGAAGCATGATTCCCGCCACCAGCCCGCCAATGACTGCAGAAACCAGTGCGACTAGCCATGTTCTGGGCTGGCGTTTCCGGGGGGACTGGTTTAAACCCTCGTCGTAAAAACCCATACAGAACACCTGCCTTCACAAAATATGACAGATAAATCGTCTATCTCCCCTACTATATATTATAGTGATTTTAGTTAAAGGCACAATTTCAAAACGGTGAAGATTTTTTTACATTTAGAGCTGGCCGTCGTCTTTCAGGCAAAATCTGCAGCGGATGGGATGCTAAACAAACAAGGACCAACCCCTTCACCCCAGGGGCTAAACCGCCACCAGCCTGGTCGGGCGGTCAGGATATGTATCATGCAAAGTCACCTGCTGGCCAACGGGCACGCCTTCCGCCTTCAAAATCTGTTCCACGGTCATACGGGCCAAATCCTGCATGTTGTTATCTTGACTAAGATGAGCCAAATACACTTTTTGGGTGCAATCGGTAATAATCTCAGCCAAAGCCTCCCCACTGGCTTCATTGGACAGGTGGCCCACATCACTTAAAATCCTGCGCTTAATGTTCCACGGATAGCGGCTCATCCTCAGCATCTGGACATCATGGTTAGCTTCAAAAATGAGCACCTGCGAGCCGCGCAAAATGCCTTTAATTTTTTCACTGACATAGCCCAAATCCGTCGCCATGCTGAGCTTTTTGCCCCCGTGGTAAAAACAGAAAGCCATAGGCTCTACGGCATCATGGGAAATGCCGTAGGACTCAATGTCGATATCGCCCAAAGTTAAAGTTTGCCCCCGCTCAAAATGAAACTTTTGCTCCCCGTCTATTTTCCCACACAACTTATCCAGTTCAAACCATGTTTTAGCGTTGGCATAAACCGGTATTTTATAGCGGCGGGCCAGCACCCCCAAGCCCTTGATATGGTCGGCATGCTCATGGGTGATTAAAATGGCATCCAGTTGACCGGGGTGTTCTCCGATCTCAGCAAACAGCTGTTCCAATTTCTTGCCTGATAAGCCAGCATCCACTAAGAGACGCGTTTGTTCTGTTTTGATAAAAATCGCATTGCCTGTACTGCCGCTGGCCAAGACAGAATAGTGTAAGGTCACCTTGCTCACCTCATCCCGCTTTGTTTGGATCTAATTCTATGGCGCCGGTATAGGCATTCACATAAGTCACTTTCAGTTGATTCCGGTCTTCATAAATAATGCGCCAGGTTGGGGTTAACACCTGGTTTTCAGCCGCATACACCTGCCCATAATAGCCAAGGGTCACCTCGCGAATGACAGCCAGAGGGGGGATCACTTGCTGGTCTAATAAAGTCCTCAGACTGGTATAAGAAGATATAATCGGTTGCTTGTCTCCTTCATTTACCACATGATAATAGCGTTGCTTGTAACCGGTCACTCCCCCTTGTTCATTTAAGAAAATGGTCAGGCTGCCAATAAACAGGGGAAATTCACCGTAATATTGAATATAGCTGATTTCCGCTTCATCCATATAGTTAAAATTGTAATCTTCCCCCCGGTAGACATACTCCTTGACAAAAAGTTCTTTAAACAGCTGGGGATCAAACTCCCCCTCCAAGGGATAAGCAGGAGAAAAAGCAGAGATAATCACATTGTCCTTGACAGTAATGCTCTGCCCCTGTGCATCAGGAAGGTTGGGCCGGTCGCTCTCTGTCAATGAGCGCACTTCCAATTGGGCCATGTGCGGCTGTTCCGGGTCCAGATCTGTATCCAATGTGATCTGATGCAAAAGCAAAAGCTCATCCAGAGAATGCTCATAGATAAAGGCCAGTTCTGGATGGTTGGTATGCTTTTGCCACAATTGCCAGCCGAGAAAAATGTTAAGTAAAAGAAAGACCACAATAAGGATCGATTTGGTATTGGCCCAATTCATTCCAGATGCCTCCTGATCTCTTCCACATCCTGAACAAACCAGCGGTCCCCCTGTTTAAAATCAATCACCCAGTAGGGCCGGTAGGTTAAGAACGTGGTCTCCTGCTCACTTTTATACCCGATACGGATCGCACTGATCTCTTCCAGGTTGACACCCTGATGCTCCAGTTCACGCCAGAGTTCACTGCCAGCAGGCAACTGATAAAACTGTTTGTTGGCCACTTCCCCCCGCTCTAAAAGGGAGCGGGCATAGCCCACCACGCGCCCCATGTGGATATCCACCTGAAGGGTATACAAACCGTCTTGTTGCCCAGTCCCAAAAACAGGATAGTGCTCAACATATTCCCTAAAATTAACCTGAATCAGCCGTTCGTGCTGCATGTCAACGATGCTGTCCAGCACATAAGGTTTATCCCAGCCCTTATGCTGATTCACAAACTGGATCCCCCGCATCACATCCACAGAACCGGTGACGCCTTCCCCGTTTTCAGGCTCCAAAAGGGGGTGAAAATAGGTCATCTGCGTATGCGTTTTATCTACCTGCATACCCCTGGCCCCGTGTATATAGAGGATACTGTCCTCTCTTTCCTCAATCCGGCGCACTAAAGTGGGATCTACAAACAAATAGGAAACCATATGAAAAACCGGGATACGCTGATAGTAATAGTCAAAGGCTGCCACAGAGACCGGTTCGGTACTGAGATAGTGCACCTTATGGACGGTCTGTTCTCCTTGGCTGAGGATATACGCTTGATGAACAGGACGTGTCTGACCCAGGGCAATATAATTGCCCAGATCCCGGATGCTCATATTGGACGTCCGGCTGTAGAGGAGCATCTGATCCTCTTCCGATATGAACAATGCCGAAACTTCATTTTCCCAGTGGGGATCGTAATGGAACCAGACGCGGTTAATACGGGGCAAACGCTCGAGTTCAACTTGGTCAAGCCATTCTTCCAGCTGCACGTGAAACAGGCTACCAAGTACATCTAACGGGAGGCTGTTAAAAAACACCAGTTCAATGCCCTGCTCGTGTTTGTAAAGTTCCTGCCAGTCCGCATACTGATTCTGTTCAATCAGCCGGACAGGCTTAAGTTCACAGTCTTTCAGCCTCCCTTGGATCACGTTGTAAGAAAAGGTATGTGGATAAGAAACGGAATGCTGATCGTCTCCCAGGTGATGAACGATTAAATGGGGTTTGACCAGCTCATGAAACTCCTTGCTTTCGGCCAAACCTTCAGGCTCGGCAAACTCAGCCGGAGGGAGGTAATCATACCGGGGCTGATAAGTCCATAATTGCCAGGATAAAAACAAGCTGAGTAAGACCAGCAGGGTCAGAACCACATTTTTCACCCGTTCGTTCATGATGCCCCCTCCCCCGCGCTCCATTGAAGGGGCAAGCGGATTGTCACCGCTGTCCCTTCCCCCACATCGCTGTCAATCTCAATGCTGCCTTGATGAGCCAAAATCATCTCCCGGGCAATGGATAGCCCCAAGCCCACGCCGCCCTTGTCCCGGGACCGGGCTTTGTCCACCCGGTAAAAACGTTTAAAGATGTGCTTCAACTCTTGCTTGGGAATGCCTACTCCCTCATCTTCGATCACCAGCTTCAGCTGATCCCCTTCCTGGCGGGCTGTCACTTTAATCTGTCCACCGGCCAGGGAATACTTAATGGCATTCGATAAAATGTTATCCAGCACCTGCGTCAGCATATCCTTATCCGCTTCAACGGGAGGCAAGTCAGCCGCTATATCCAGCTTGACCGTTAACTCACGCTCTTGGAGCTGAAAAGAAAAGCGTTGGATGGTTTCCTGGATCAGGGCGTGAAGATCCAGCTTTTTTAAGCGCAACTTGAAGCGTTTGCTGTCCAGTTTGGATAACTGCAATAACTTGTTAACCAGCCGGATCATCCGTTCAGTTTCATTGGCAATGACATGCAAAAAACGTTTAGCTACAGCCGGATCATCCATCGCCCCGCTGATTAATGTTTCCACATAGCTTTTCATGGTTGTCAAAGGCGTGCGCAATTCATGGGAGACATTGGCCACGAAGGCTTTGCGGTCCCGCTCCAGCTGCTCCCGCTCTGTCACATCCTGCAAAACGGCAATCAAGCCCTGCCCTTCGCCGTCTAGATGCAGCGGGCTGACTGTAATTTCTAAGATGAGCGGCTGTCCGTCCGCCCCGATATCCACCTGAAAGCGTCCTTCCCTGAACAATAGGGTATCTTGCTGCACTTCGTCTGGAAAATCGAGGACGTCACTCAACTTTTGGCCCAGCACTTCTTTGGCCTGTTTGTTCAGCATCATCTCCGCCTGTTGGTTCAAAAGGATAATGCGCCCCTTCCGGTCGGTGGCGATCAATCCGTCACTCATATAAAACAAGATGGAAGCCAGTTTGTTTTTTTCTTCCTCGATCTCGCCCAGCGCTTCGCTGAGACGTTGGGATAAGTGGTTTATCCCTTGGGCCAACTGGCCAATTTCATCTTCACTATACACTTTCACTTGCTTGGAAAAATCACCGGCTGCCATGGCTTGGGTCTGCTTGGTCATCTCTTTAATGGGAGCGGAGATGGTTCTGGCTAACGCCACACCAATAACCGCCGTCAGGCAGAGGGCGATTAACGTGCCCTTCACCAACAGGCTGTTAATTTCAGCAATGCTCTGGTAAGTCTCCTCTAAGGAGGCCATCAGATAAACGGCTCCCACCACGTCTTGATTCACTTTGATGGGAATGGACATGATCTTCATCCGGTGACCCGTTTTAGGATGGAGGCGGATGGCCTCATCCCGGGTCCCCAATAAGGCCCGTTTCACTTCGATCTGGGTGTTGCGCTGGCCGATAATGGACCGGTTGTCGGAATTGGTGCTGATCACCACCCCATTGCGGTCCAGCACCTGGATTTCGGCATGGGGAATAGCGGCAAACATTTTATCAATCAAGAATTGTATATGCTCATAAGCCCCTAATCCATCTGCTTCATTATAAGGTTTGTCCAGTTCATGCTGAATGCTATAGGCCAAAAGATGAGCTTGCTGATCAAGCATGCGGGTGAAGTTATTGACCAGATGAGATTCCAAAGCCCTGTTGAAATAAACGCCAAACACCTGGATGGCCAGTATAATGACCAGCAGCAAAATAACAATAAATTTCGAATGGATCCCTTTGAAAAACGTAAACTGCTTCATCGTTCACTCCTTTTAGGTTGGGGCTCTTGCAAAAGGTAACCAACCCCCCGTCTGGTAAGAATATACTCCGGACGGCTGGGATCTGTCTCCACTTTTTCCCGCAGACGGCGCACCGTCACATCCACTGTGCGCACATCCCCATAGTAATCATACCCCCACACCGTTTCCAGCAAATGTTCCCTTGTTAACACATGACCCTTGTTTTTGGCCAGAAAGAGGAGCAGTTCAAATTCCCGGTTGGTTAACTCCAAGAGCCGGTCCCCTTTATACACCGAATAGGCTTCCGGATAGATGCGCAATTCGCCAATCTCCAACCATGAGTGGCCAGCGGTGCGGACGGCCTGCTGCTGGCGGCGCAGATTAGCTTTGACCCTGGCCAAAAGCTCCCGGGTGCTGAACGGCTTGGTCACATAATCGTCAGCCCCCAACTCCAGGCCCAACACCTTATCCACTTCTTCGTCCTTCGCCGTCAACATAATGATGGGCACCTGGCTTTTATGGCGGATCTCCTGACAAACCTGAAAACCATCTTTTTTGGGCAGCATAATATCCAAAAGAATTAAGTCGGGCTCTTCATACAAAGCCTTATCAACCGCTTCTTCCCCGTCAAAGGCGGTCAAAACCTGGTAACCTTCCTTTTCTAAATTATATTGCAAAATATCGGCGATCGGCTTTTCATCATCCACCACGAGTATTTTATAAACCATAAGAACCCCCCATTACCTGGCGACTCTATCTCAAGCTTCTAGATTCAACGCCACCTGAGCGGAAAAACAATCCTTATCCAATAGGCTTTTTCTATTATTTTAATCGACGGCAAGGGGAAAAAATAGAGGGGGAGGGCATTTTCAGGGTTGGCCCCGTTGAGGGGGATCATTTTCCTGCAACAAAAAGACTGTTCACAAAGCGCCATTGTCCAGCTTTGGAACAGTCTCAGCCGCTATCTTTATCTCAAATATGGAACCGGATTGACCGGTGTACCGTTACGGTGGATTTCAAAATGGAGATGGATCCCGGTAGAGTTCCCAGTTGAGCCCATGACCCCAATCACTTCACCCCGTTCCACGGTTTGCCCGGGACGTACATTGACGGAGGCCAAGTGGGCGTAAAGGGTTCGGTAACCGTTGTTGTGATTAATCACCACGGTATTGCCGTAGCCGCCGCTATGCCAGCCGGCTTTAACCACTGTTCCGTGGTCACTAGCGACAATGGTGCGGTCCCGTACACCGGCAATATCAATGCCGTTGTGGGGACGTCCCCAGCGCATGCCGAAGCCGCTGGTGATACGGCCGCCGCGGGCCGGCCACATAAATTGGCCGTTGCCCCGGGAAGGCTTCACTTTCTCCCCCCGGACCACTATCTTGTTGACGGGTTCTTCTAGCACTTCTTCAGCTACAACCTCACGGGAGACAACTTGTCCATTTTCTTTCACCACTTCAAACTGGATCCGCTTTCTGCCTTCTTTTCCTTCCCGTTCCACACGGGTTTGACCACGGTACAGATCAGGATCCTTTTTGGTTTCAACCTGGTAGGGAATGGATTGTTCTTCTGTCACCCGTTCAACAGTCACCACGGTGAGCACAGGCTTTTCGGCTTGAACCGTTAATTCCTGGCCAATCTGCAACAAAGTGTCTTCATCTAGTTCCGGATTCAAGGCCAATAATTTAGGACTTGCAATTGGATAATTTTTCTGTATAATTGTTAGCAGCAGGACTTATTGAGTGCTAACAATATACAAAAATGGTTCGCGTTTCAGCAAGCTGGAAAATACCTCTATTACATAAGCAGATCTGTATTCAGGAGATGCTTTGGGAGTGTATCTTTCCTGCTGAAAATGCTAACCCGGCAGCTTACCATGCTGCCTTACACTCCCGCTCTACAGCGGGATTTTTTTTGAGCAAAAAAGACGAAAGCAAGGAGGGTGGTGCCTTAACCTGCATCATAATTCCAGTCATTAAAAAATCATGTCAGGAGGGATTATGGATGGGAAAAATTAACATCGCCATTGCAGGTGTAGGAAACTGTGCCAGCGCGTTGCTGCAGGGAATCGAAATGTACAAAAATACTCCCGACAATACCATCGGGCTGATGAACTACGACCTGGGCGGTTACAAACCAGGAGATATTAATGTGGTGGCCGCCTTTGACGTGGACAAGCGCAAAGTAGGCAAACCGCTGAAAGAAGCCATCTTTGCCGAGCCAAACTGCACCACTGTTTTTTATGAGAACTTGCCTGATTATCCAGTGAAGGTGCACATGGGTCCTGTGCTGGATGGCGTATCTGAACTGATGGCGGAAGATGATGAGGATAAAGCCTTTATCGTCGCTGATGAGGAACCTTGCGATGTAGCCAAGGTTTTAAAAGAAAGCGGCGCAGACATGCTGATTTGTTACTTGCCCGTCGGTTCTGAAGAAGCGGTCAGGTATTACGCCGAAGCTTGCCTGGAGGCGAATGTGGGCTTTATTAACGCCATTCCGGTGTTTATCGCTTCCGATGAAAAATGGGCTAAAAAATTTGAGGAAAAAAATCTGCCGATCATTGGCGATGACATCAAAAGCCAGGTGGGAGCCACCATTGTCCACCGCACGCTGACTAAACTGTTTGAAAACCGGGGCGTTGTGCTCGACCGTACTTACCAGCTCAACTTCGGCGGAAACACCGACTTCTTGAACATGCTGAACCGCAGCAGATTGAAGTCGAAGAAAAAATCAAAAACGCAATCGGTACAATCTGAGCTCAAGACACCT from Caldalkalibacillus thermarum includes the following:
- a CDS encoding YycH family regulatory protein; its protein translation is MNERVKNVVLTLLVLLSLFLSWQLWTYQPRYDYLPPAEFAEPEGLAESKEFHELVKPHLIVHHLGDDQHSVSYPHTFSYNVIQGRLKDCELKPVRLIEQNQYADWQELYKHEQGIELVFFNSLPLDVLGSLFHVQLEEWLDQVELERLPRINRVWFHYDPHWENEVSALFISEEDQMLLYSRTSNMSIRDLGNYIALGQTRPVHQAYILSQGEQTVHKVHYLSTEPVSVAAFDYYYQRIPVFHMVSYLFVDPTLVRRIEEREDSILYIHGARGMQVDKTHTQMTYFHPLLEPENGEGVTGSVDVMRGIQFVNQHKGWDKPYVLDSIVDMQHERLIQVNFREYVEHYPVFGTGQQDGLYTLQVDIHMGRVVGYARSLLERGEVANKQFYQLPAGSELWRELEHQGVNLEEISAIRIGYKSEQETTFLTYRPYWVIDFKQGDRWFVQDVEEIRRHLE
- a CDS encoding ATP-binding protein, with product MKQFTFFKGIHSKFIVILLLVIILAIQVFGVYFNRALESHLVNNFTRMLDQQAHLLAYSIQHELDKPYNEADGLGAYEHIQFLIDKMFAAIPHAEIQVLDRNGVVISTNSDNRSIIGQRNTQIEVKRALLGTRDEAIRLHPKTGHRMKIMSIPIKVNQDVVGAVYLMASLEETYQSIAEINSLLVKGTLIALCLTAVIGVALARTISAPIKEMTKQTQAMAAGDFSKQVKVYSEDEIGQLAQGINHLSQRLSEALGEIEEEKNKLASILFYMSDGLIATDRKGRIILLNQQAEMMLNKQAKEVLGQKLSDVLDFPDEVQQDTLLFREGRFQVDIGADGQPLILEITVSPLHLDGEGQGLIAVLQDVTEREQLERDRKAFVANVSHELRTPLTTMKSYVETLISGAMDDPAVAKRFLHVIANETERMIRLVNKLLQLSKLDSKRFKLRLKKLDLHALIQETIQRFSFQLQERELTVKLDIAADLPPVEADKDMLTQVLDNILSNAIKYSLAGGQIKVTARQEGDQLKLVIEDEGVGIPKQELKHIFKRFYRVDKARSRDKGGVGLGLSIAREMILAHQGSIEIDSDVGEGTAVTIRLPLQWSAGEGAS
- a CDS encoding M23 family metallopeptidase; the encoded protein is MALNPELDEDTLLQIGQELTVQAEKPVLTVVTVERVTEEQSIPYQVETKKDPDLYRGQTRVEREGKEGRKRIQFEVVKENGQVVSREVVAEEVLEEPVNKIVVRGEKVKPSRGNGQFMWPARGGRITSGFGMRWGRPHNGIDIAGVRDRTIVASDHGTVVKAGWHSGGYGNTVVINHNNGYRTLYAHLASVNVRPGQTVERGEVIGVMGSTGNSTGIHLHFEIHRNGTPVNPVPYLR
- a CDS encoding two-component system regulatory protein YycI, translated to MNWANTKSILIVVFLLLNIFLGWQLWQKHTNHPELAFIYEHSLDELLLLHQITLDTDLDPEQPHMAQLEVRSLTESDRPNLPDAQGQSITVKDNVIISAFSPAYPLEGEFDPQLFKELFVKEYVYRGEDYNFNYMDEAEISYIQYYGEFPLFIGSLTIFLNEQGGVTGYKQRYYHVVNEGDKQPIISSYTSLRTLLDQQVIPPLAVIREVTLGYYGQVYAAENQVLTPTWRIIYEDRNQLKVTYVNAYTGAIELDPNKAG
- a CDS encoding MBL fold metallo-hydrolase, which encodes MTLHYSVLASGSTGNAIFIKTEQTRLLVDAGLSGKKLEQLFAEIGEHPGQLDAILITHEHADHIKGLGVLARRYKIPVYANAKTWFELDKLCGKIDGEQKFHFERGQTLTLGDIDIESYGISHDAVEPMAFCFYHGGKKLSMATDLGYVSEKIKGILRGSQVLIFEANHDVQMLRMSRYPWNIKRRILSDVGHLSNEASGEALAEIITDCTQKVYLAHLSQDNNMQDLARMTVEQILKAEGVPVGQQVTLHDTYPDRPTRLVAV
- the yycF gene encoding response regulator YycF, with protein sequence MVYKILVVDDEKPIADILQYNLEKEGYQVLTAFDGEEAVDKALYEEPDLILLDIMLPKKDGFQVCQEIRHKSQVPIIMLTAKDEEVDKVLGLELGADDYVTKPFSTRELLARVKANLRRQQQAVRTAGHSWLEIGELRIYPEAYSVYKGDRLLELTNREFELLLFLAKNKGHVLTREHLLETVWGYDYYGDVRTVDVTVRRLREKVETDPSRPEYILTRRGVGYLLQEPQPKRSER
- a CDS encoding inositol-3-phosphate synthase translates to MGKINIAIAGVGNCASALLQGIEMYKNTPDNTIGLMNYDLGGYKPGDINVVAAFDVDKRKVGKPLKEAIFAEPNCTTVFYENLPDYPVKVHMGPVLDGVSELMAEDDEDKAFIVADEEPCDVAKVLKESGADMLICYLPVGSEEAVRYYAEACLEANVGFINAIPVFIASDEKWAKKFEEKNLPIIGDDIKSQVGATIVHRTLTKLFENRGVVLDRTYQLNFGGNTDFLNMLNRSRLKSKKKSKTQSVQSELKTPLDKHHIHIGPSDYIPWLNDNKIAYIRMEGRGFGNVPLTLEVKLSVEDSPNSAGSMIDAIRCMKLALDRKIGGVLTSISSYTMKSPPVQYTDTESKKMVQEFIDGRRER